One Megasphaera vaginalis (ex Bordigoni et al. 2020) genomic region harbors:
- the mtnA gene encoding S-methyl-5-thioribose-1-phosphate isomerase — protein sequence METLHWKGNELLLLDQTALPLQERYLSCRSWQDVRRAIAVLAVRGAPAIGVAAAYAVVLAARALVQGGVADSAALLTQLHAICLDLDAARPTAVNLHWALAKMERRAAELQAENDPALIADALEALANAICAEDITVNRRLSAYGAACLCKAGKKLNILTHCNAGALATAGIGTALGVIRASHARGLVNMVYADETRPLLQGARLTATELHADGIPVTLITDNMAAWVMRTKEIDAVIVGADRITGNGDTANKIGTYGVAILAREHRIPFYVAAPISTFDLQMETGVSIPIEERDHQEVRQFQGQASAPADVAVFNPAFDVTPHEYITAIFTEAGVISEPDARQVTQFFQKKGVVL from the coding sequence ATGGAAACGCTGCATTGGAAAGGGAATGAACTGCTGCTGCTGGATCAGACGGCGCTGCCGTTGCAGGAGCGCTACTTGTCTTGCCGTTCCTGGCAGGACGTGCGCCGGGCCATTGCCGTTCTCGCTGTCCGCGGCGCGCCGGCCATCGGCGTCGCCGCCGCCTATGCCGTTGTCCTGGCGGCTAGAGCGCTGGTGCAGGGCGGCGTTGCCGATAGTGCCGCTTTGCTAACGCAGCTGCACGCCATCTGCCTTGACCTCGACGCGGCAAGACCGACGGCGGTCAATCTGCATTGGGCCTTAGCGAAGATGGAACGGCGGGCCGCCGAGTTGCAGGCCGAAAACGACCCGGCCCTGATTGCGGACGCATTGGAAGCGTTAGCTAATGCTATCTGCGCCGAAGATATCACCGTCAATCGGCGCCTTTCGGCGTACGGCGCCGCATGCCTGTGCAAGGCGGGAAAGAAGCTGAATATCCTGACGCATTGCAATGCCGGCGCGTTGGCGACTGCCGGCATCGGCACGGCTCTCGGCGTGATCCGGGCCTCGCATGCGCGCGGTCTCGTCAATATGGTTTATGCCGACGAAACGCGGCCGCTGCTGCAAGGCGCCAGGCTGACGGCAACGGAACTGCATGCCGACGGTATTCCCGTTACGCTGATTACGGATAATATGGCGGCCTGGGTCATGCGGACGAAGGAGATCGACGCCGTTATCGTCGGCGCCGACAGGATTACGGGAAACGGCGATACGGCCAACAAGATCGGCACTTACGGGGTGGCGATCCTGGCCAGGGAGCACCGCATTCCTTTTTATGTCGCCGCGCCGATATCGACTTTCGACCTGCAAATGGAAACGGGCGTATCGATTCCGATTGAAGAGCGGGACCATCAGGAAGTCCGGCAATTTCAGGGGCAGGCGTCAGCACCGGCGGACGTCGCCGTTTTCAATCCCGCTTTCGACGTAACGCCGCACGAGTATATTACCGCCATTTTTACGGAAGCAGGCGTAATTTCCGAACCTGATGCGAGACAGGTGACGCAATTTTTTCAGAAAAAGGGAGTGGTTTTGTAA
- the mtnP gene encoding S-methyl-5'-thioadenosine phosphorylase, whose product MGLIAIIGGTGVCDATMLEHVKEGQQQNYYGTIRYMQGTYKGKDIVFLPRHGKTHSIPPHLINYRANILGLKKLGVTAILSTTAVGSLNLDDKPDDFVLPDQFLDFTKSRHTSFFDGGQNGVVHVDMTDPYCPALRETVMQAGAALGYSVHNGGTYVCTEGPRFETPAEIRMFAQFGGDLVGMTNVPEVCLAREAEICYATVSMVTNFAAGISPQPLTHEEVVESMAKNSLRLRTLLMRAIELYAEGEDCSCRHTLQAYGGFSV is encoded by the coding sequence ATGGGACTCATTGCGATTATCGGCGGTACCGGCGTCTGTGATGCCACGATGCTAGAACATGTCAAAGAAGGACAGCAGCAGAATTATTACGGTACGATCCGGTACATGCAGGGTACTTATAAAGGAAAGGATATCGTTTTTTTGCCGCGCCACGGCAAAACGCATTCGATTCCGCCGCATTTGATCAATTACCGCGCCAACATTTTGGGGTTGAAAAAGCTCGGCGTAACGGCGATTTTATCGACGACGGCAGTAGGTTCATTGAATCTTGACGACAAGCCTGATGATTTTGTCTTGCCAGACCAGTTTCTCGATTTCACGAAATCGCGACACACGTCCTTCTTCGACGGCGGGCAGAACGGCGTCGTTCACGTCGACATGACCGATCCCTACTGCCCGGCGCTGCGCGAGACGGTGATGCAGGCAGGCGCGGCGCTGGGGTATTCCGTCCATAACGGCGGCACCTACGTTTGCACGGAAGGTCCGCGTTTTGAGACACCTGCGGAAATCAGGATGTTCGCTCAATTCGGCGGCGATCTCGTCGGGATGACCAATGTCCCCGAAGTTTGTCTTGCCAGGGAAGCCGAGATCTGCTACGCTACCGTTTCCATGGTTACCAATTTTGCCGCCGGTATTTCGCCGCAGCCGCTGACACATGAAGAAGTCGTGGAAAGCATGGCCAAGAATTCACTGCGTTTGCGGACGTTGCTGATGCGGGCGATCGAGCTGTACGCCGAAGGGGAAGATTGTTCTTGCCGCCATACGCTGCAGGCTTACGGAGGGTTTTCTGTCTGA
- the hslO gene encoding Hsp33 family molecular chaperone HslO — protein MSYTDQIVHYTADENIRVAIALTREITETARLQHHLSPVACAALGRAMTGALLLAGDYKNHEGVSLRFDGKGPLGAIHVDSFRTNRVRGYVDHPTVDLPLKENGKLDVGRAVGTDGVLSVTRFTPEKTTYTSQSDLVSGEIAEDLAYYLYTSEQIPATINLGVLVDRDYTIAASGGFLVQALPGAADDDLARIEANLGRLAPITTYLREHENAEGLIETIFDGFHYKELYRQPLYWRCTCSLQRIENVLLSLRREDKEALLKDPQVEMTCHYCGSKYVISHDDLVTLFSENKG, from the coding sequence ATGAGCTATACAGATCAAATCGTCCATTATACGGCAGACGAAAATATTCGCGTAGCCATTGCCTTGACCCGGGAGATTACGGAAACGGCGCGGCTGCAGCACCATTTGTCGCCCGTTGCCTGCGCCGCTTTGGGCAGGGCTATGACCGGCGCCTTGCTTCTGGCAGGGGATTACAAAAATCATGAAGGCGTGTCGCTGCGTTTTGACGGCAAGGGGCCTTTAGGTGCTATCCATGTCGATTCCTTCCGTACGAATCGCGTCCGCGGCTATGTCGATCATCCGACTGTAGACTTGCCGCTGAAGGAAAACGGCAAGCTTGATGTGGGGCGAGCCGTCGGCACGGACGGCGTGCTGTCGGTCACCCGTTTTACACCGGAAAAAACGACGTATACGAGCCAGTCCGATCTCGTATCCGGCGAAATAGCCGAAGATCTGGCTTATTACCTGTATACGTCCGAACAGATTCCGGCGACGATCAATCTCGGCGTCCTCGTCGACAGGGATTATACGATCGCCGCATCCGGCGGTTTTTTGGTGCAGGCACTGCCCGGCGCTGCCGATGACGACTTGGCCCGCATCGAAGCGAACCTCGGCAGATTGGCGCCGATTACGACGTATTTACGTGAACATGAGAATGCCGAAGGGCTGATTGAAACTATTTTTGACGGCTTCCATTATAAGGAATTGTACCGCCAGCCTCTTTACTGGCGCTGTACGTGTTCTCTGCAGCGAATTGAAAACGTCCTTCTGTCGTTGCGCCGGGAGGACAAGGAAGCGTTGTTGAAGGATCCGCAAGTGGAAATGACCTGTCATTACTGCGGCAGCAAATATGTCATCAGTCACGATGACTTAGTAACGTTGTTTTCAGAAAATAAGGGGTGA
- a CDS encoding DUF6173 family protein, with amino-acid sequence MTTETEIAKNTDALTVLPETLAEETDGENTYLASDMYQRIVALINNFEAELPDDMQAGGRLVSSGNITFSIQDVGYWDPNMIVFYGELTDGSSVELVQHLSQLNLLLVAVKRTDPEQPRRIIGFNTKNEPDVGP; translated from the coding sequence ATGACAACAGAAACGGAAATCGCAAAGAATACGGACGCCTTGACCGTCCTTCCGGAAACACTGGCGGAAGAAACCGATGGGGAAAATACCTATTTGGCTTCCGACATGTATCAGCGGATCGTGGCCCTGATCAATAACTTCGAAGCCGAGCTGCCGGACGATATGCAGGCCGGCGGCCGCCTCGTCTCATCAGGCAATATTACTTTCAGCATTCAGGATGTCGGGTACTGGGATCCCAATATGATCGTTTTTTACGGAGAACTGACTGACGGCTCATCCGTCGAACTGGTGCAGCACCTCTCACAACTGAATCTTCTCCTCGTCGCCGTCAAACGAACAGATCCGGAACAACCGCGGCGCATTATCGGCTTTAACACCAAAAATGAACCGGACGTAGGCCCATAA
- a CDS encoding VanZ family protein, which translates to MKKISFFALTLLLICFIWHNSLVDAPHSTAVSRQVLAFLNRALAMLTISQPLALTEHLVRKAAHFTEFYFLGSALFSTFYAFGKRRTAFFLTVIIGGFVAVIDEHLQLYSPGRSSQVSDVFLDSGAVLTAATALQLFVYWLRKKK; encoded by the coding sequence ATGAAAAAAATTAGTTTCTTTGCTCTCACCTTGCTCTTGATTTGTTTTATTTGGCACAATTCGCTGGTCGACGCGCCGCATTCGACGGCTGTCAGTCGCCAGGTTCTGGCCTTTTTGAACCGAGCGTTGGCTATGTTGACCATTTCGCAGCCCTTGGCGCTGACTGAGCATCTTGTCCGCAAAGCGGCGCATTTTACGGAATTTTATTTTCTGGGAAGCGCGTTGTTTTCCACCTTTTATGCTTTTGGAAAGCGTAGAACGGCCTTTTTCCTGACGGTCATCATCGGCGGTTTTGTCGCCGTCATCGACGAGCATCTCCAGTTGTACAGCCCCGGCCGCAGCAGCCAAGTGTCCGACGTGTTTTTGGATAGCGGTGCCGTGCTGACGGCGGCAACCGCTTTGCAGCTGTTCGTGTATTGGCTGCGGAAAAAGAAATGA
- a CDS encoding capsule assembly Wzi family protein produces the protein MKFKKSAVLLAAVAALGTGSVWAAAVPVDSPYYEYLKSLHDAGYVTAVPEEGATYSRMELAQLAVEAEGKAQSKPMPVGLADRLYAIESYVAPEIDEIRGTATTQQAAPVTGTEPMLRNSADTYRPAVPIEVPENTRQSVKADNPAAMRTSANVPVDSVYYAYLEKLSGMGYIESLPTGAKPYSRMQFAEWTIEAEKLAANREMPPYLADQLHAIEAYVAPEVAVLRGETVQDTLKLREVTAALAVSSGTTGAYRYNGPHAHWQPFGMNNNGYRYGDGANGIVSASIAGNIGHETAIAVRPRFSYDKDQQFKAGLEEGYIKTRTGVMAWELGKEAMVWGQGATGSLLLGNNMKPLTTVQAHLVKPHKIGGFFRFLGEADFHLFYGQLEGDRSDSAKALGRKDYDHVGLFGLRADFTPTDYFTFGLSRVSMLGGDGKGLSRSDWGHWLTGTNADSTESDRWNDIAGFDFRLRFPGVQWYGEVYGEDQGGFMPTKRAYRLGVYIPRLTHDGSWDMTIEGAQTTPVWYTHWTYQNGWTYSDNIIGDAMGRNSRKYYIGVKHYLPKEAYIGFYVMHMDMDRAATYHPVVNEAAFMGQKKISDDVVLNGTLGYAQVKHGNYDDDTDNNLFAIGSLQWRY, from the coding sequence ATGAAATTCAAGAAATCAGCCGTTCTTTTGGCTGCTGTGGCAGCGTTGGGGACAGGCAGTGTTTGGGCGGCAGCTGTGCCTGTTGACAGCCCGTATTATGAGTATCTGAAGAGTTTGCATGACGCCGGCTATGTTACGGCGGTGCCGGAGGAAGGCGCGACGTACAGCCGCATGGAGCTGGCGCAGCTGGCTGTAGAGGCCGAAGGAAAGGCGCAGTCGAAGCCGATGCCTGTCGGGCTGGCTGATCGTCTTTACGCGATCGAGAGTTATGTTGCTCCGGAAATCGATGAAATCAGGGGAACGGCGACAACGCAGCAAGCGGCGCCGGTAACGGGAACGGAACCGATGTTGCGGAATTCGGCAGATACGTATCGCCCGGCGGTTCCTATTGAAGTGCCTGAAAATACACGGCAGTCCGTCAAAGCCGATAATCCGGCTGCTATGAGGACCTCGGCCAATGTGCCTGTCGATTCTGTTTATTATGCGTATCTCGAAAAATTGAGCGGCATGGGTTATATCGAATCATTGCCGACAGGCGCTAAGCCGTATAGCCGGATGCAGTTTGCCGAGTGGACGATAGAAGCGGAAAAGCTTGCTGCCAACAGGGAAATGCCGCCGTATTTGGCTGATCAGCTTCATGCCATCGAGGCTTATGTTGCTCCGGAGGTAGCCGTTTTGCGTGGAGAAACGGTACAGGATACGTTAAAACTGCGTGAGGTGACGGCTGCTCTTGCCGTTAGCAGCGGTACGACAGGCGCTTATCGGTATAACGGGCCCCATGCGCATTGGCAGCCTTTCGGCATGAATAATAACGGCTATCGCTACGGAGACGGCGCAAACGGCATTGTCAGTGCCAGTATCGCCGGTAATATCGGTCACGAAACGGCTATCGCCGTGCGTCCCCGTTTCAGCTATGACAAAGATCAGCAGTTCAAAGCCGGTCTCGAAGAAGGGTATATCAAGACTCGTACGGGCGTAATGGCCTGGGAACTTGGGAAAGAAGCCATGGTCTGGGGGCAGGGAGCGACAGGGAGTCTGCTTCTCGGCAACAATATGAAACCGTTGACAACAGTTCAGGCCCACCTGGTAAAGCCCCATAAAATAGGCGGTTTCTTCCGTTTTCTCGGGGAGGCCGATTTCCACCTGTTCTACGGCCAATTGGAAGGCGATCGTTCCGATTCGGCGAAGGCTCTCGGCCGAAAGGATTATGATCATGTCGGGCTTTTTGGCCTTCGCGCCGATTTTACGCCGACAGACTATTTTACCTTCGGTTTGAGCCGCGTTTCCATGCTTGGCGGTGACGGCAAGGGATTGAGTCGATCCGATTGGGGCCATTGGCTGACCGGTACCAACGCCGATTCGACAGAATCTGACCGCTGGAACGATATTGCCGGTTTCGACTTCCGTCTCCGCTTCCCCGGCGTGCAGTGGTACGGCGAAGTATACGGCGAGGATCAGGGCGGATTTATGCCGACGAAACGAGCGTATCGCCTTGGCGTGTATATTCCGCGGCTGACCCATGACGGTTCGTGGGATATGACGATTGAAGGCGCCCAGACGACGCCTGTCTGGTATACGCATTGGACGTATCAGAACGGTTGGACCTACAGTGATAATATCATCGGCGACGCCATGGGCAGAAACAGCCGTAAGTATTATATCGGCGTCAAGCATTATCTCCCGAAAGAAGCATATATCGGATTTTACGTCATGCATATGGACATGGACAGAGCTGCGACGTATCATCCTGTCGTCAATGAAGCGGCTTTTATGGGGCAGAAAAAAATAAGTGACGATGTCGTTCTCAACGGGACCTTGGGATATGCCCAGGTGAAACATGGTAACTATGACGACGACACGGATAACAATCTCTTTGCCATCGGTTCTCTCCAGTGGCGTTATTAA
- a CDS encoding CpsD/CapB family tyrosine-protein kinase, whose amino-acid sequence MAQVDLIAHYDAKSPVSEAYRAVRTNLQFAGAGKKLKYISFTSATPGEGKSATIANIAITLAQDKKKVLLIDCDMRKPRQHKQFGLPNKGLSNCIAMGEAFEDVVSRDVFEYLDVLPSGPVPPNPSELLGSPAMLDILNKVEDTYDYILLDMPPVLAVTDVAVLGRKVDGIVYVIKSGAVSPDEAKEAKKRLDQSGATILGAVLNCVPQKHHNSYGYYYYDENRK is encoded by the coding sequence ATGGCACAAGTAGACCTCATTGCCCATTATGACGCGAAATCACCTGTTTCTGAAGCCTATCGCGCCGTTCGTACGAATCTGCAGTTTGCCGGAGCGGGAAAAAAATTAAAATATATCAGCTTTACATCGGCAACGCCGGGGGAAGGAAAGTCGGCGACGATTGCCAATATAGCTATTACATTGGCACAGGATAAAAAAAAGGTTCTCTTGATTGACTGCGATATGCGGAAGCCGCGGCAACATAAGCAGTTCGGATTGCCGAATAAAGGGTTAAGCAATTGCATTGCCATGGGCGAAGCATTTGAAGACGTTGTAAGTCGCGATGTCTTTGAATACCTGGATGTGCTTCCCAGCGGCCCCGTACCGCCGAACCCGTCGGAATTATTGGGCTCTCCGGCGATGCTTGATATTTTAAATAAAGTAGAGGATACGTATGACTATATTCTTCTCGATATGCCGCCTGTTTTGGCAGTCACCGATGTTGCCGTTTTAGGAAGAAAAGTAGATGGCATCGTGTATGTCATAAAATCCGGCGCCGTTTCTCCTGATGAGGCCAAGGAAGCGAAGAAACGCCTTGATCAAAGCGGAGCAACGATATTGGGAGCTGTGCTTAATTGCGTTCCTCAGAAGCATCACAATAGTTATGGCTATTATTATTACGATGAGAATAGAAAATAA
- a CDS encoding GumC family protein: protein MDEQVIDLKELYDVLIENKKTIAKVTVAFLVAAGLYLLIVPPTYQSVSLLRVKQDKGLGSSILESLPTGGGMDSKQRMNTDAEILKSRNVIVPVIRQTEEPDSDGAFPDYEDYVKNRIITKPYKDTEILEVDVTGKTPEDAQKANTLIVQGFLNRLTQLSHDEQKNIREFLQKRATSSKEELTDAENKLQAYQVANKIYSSDDQMKALADKLSEIDKAKAENQLNMETAKAALSSVNGQLSSAGQSVADSPAIQQYKTQLAQLEAQKASYAGKYTAEHPKMQEVTNQINQVRASLNQEIDNIVAQQAPSSNMVQQGLLADKFKNEAAIAVEEGKKQALDNLDAENNAIIATLPAKEQGYIRVKRDADVAQEIYIMLAKRLEEAKVAEVMVPNEVQVVDTATLPDKPIKPRKLLTVLLALIMGLFCSSGYLVAKYLLNRKIRTTDDVETHLGLPVLGIIPDANTLEDYETDSLNIMDKMKSIRSKVWHK from the coding sequence GTGGATGAACAAGTAATAGATTTAAAAGAGCTTTATGATGTTTTGATAGAAAATAAGAAGACCATTGCTAAAGTAACGGTTGCGTTTCTCGTGGCGGCAGGACTGTATTTACTGATTGTACCGCCGACATATCAATCCGTTTCCTTGTTGAGGGTCAAGCAGGATAAAGGGTTGGGCAGTTCCATCTTGGAAAGTTTACCGACAGGGGGAGGAATGGATTCTAAACAACGGATGAATACTGATGCAGAGATATTAAAAAGTAGAAACGTTATTGTACCCGTTATTCGGCAGACGGAAGAACCGGACAGTGATGGAGCATTTCCGGATTATGAGGATTATGTAAAAAATCGTATTATCACTAAACCGTACAAAGATACGGAAATTCTGGAAGTTGATGTAACCGGTAAAACACCGGAAGATGCGCAGAAAGCCAATACATTAATTGTACAGGGGTTTTTAAATCGCTTGACGCAACTCTCTCATGACGAACAGAAGAATATACGCGAGTTTTTGCAAAAGAGAGCAACGTCATCAAAAGAAGAATTGACAGATGCCGAAAACAAGCTGCAGGCATATCAAGTTGCCAATAAAATATATTCATCTGACGATCAAATGAAGGCATTAGCAGATAAGCTATCGGAAATCGACAAGGCAAAGGCTGAGAATCAACTGAATATGGAAACGGCTAAAGCGGCACTAAGCAGTGTTAACGGGCAGCTTTCTTCGGCCGGGCAGAGTGTGGCGGACAGTCCGGCCATTCAACAGTACAAGACGCAGTTGGCTCAATTAGAGGCGCAAAAAGCGAGTTATGCCGGCAAATATACTGCTGAGCATCCGAAAATGCAGGAAGTGACAAATCAGATCAATCAAGTCCGGGCATCTTTAAATCAGGAGATTGATAATATTGTCGCGCAGCAGGCCCCATCAAGTAATATGGTTCAGCAAGGGTTATTGGCGGATAAATTCAAAAATGAAGCAGCCATCGCCGTCGAAGAGGGCAAGAAGCAGGCCTTAGACAATCTGGATGCAGAGAACAATGCCATTATCGCTACATTGCCGGCTAAGGAGCAAGGGTATATTCGCGTTAAACGTGATGCTGATGTTGCTCAAGAAATCTATATTATGCTGGCGAAACGACTGGAAGAGGCGAAAGTGGCCGAAGTGATGGTCCCCAATGAAGTACAAGTCGTTGACACGGCTACGTTGCCGGATAAGCCGATTAAACCACGAAAATTATTAACTGTATTGTTGGCTTTGATTATGGGATTGTTTTGCAGCAGCGGCTATCTGGTGGCCAAGTACCTCTTGAATCGTAAGATAAGAACGACAGATGATGTAGAAACACATTTGGGGCTTCCTGTACTGGGAATCATTCCTGATGCCAATACGCTGGAAGATTATGAAACAGATTCATTGAATATTATGGATAAAATGAAATCGATAAGGAGTAAAGTATGGCACAAGTAG
- a CDS encoding polysaccharide biosynthesis/export family protein translates to MAITALAASMAMSAWAADYTLRPGDQLSIMVTQEESMSTSPTSSEQTPYQIRPDGKVSIPLAGEIYANGMTVNEFTDTVAQRLSRYIINPDVAVNIVKLGGVRVYVFGEINKPGAYELTKGHTVIDAIGAADGFNWDTGKKKIYLIHQDNTNKIITINLNKMLQTGNMAENYEMREGDILYLTRNGRISFSRDIAPLFSAAYMASKINSNN, encoded by the coding sequence ATGGCCATTACGGCATTGGCGGCATCTATGGCGATGTCAGCGTGGGCCGCTGATTATACCTTGCGTCCCGGCGACCAGCTGAGTATTATGGTGACACAGGAAGAGAGCATGAGCACATCACCGACAAGCAGTGAACAGACACCGTACCAGATTCGACCTGACGGCAAGGTATCTATTCCGCTGGCAGGAGAGATTTATGCCAACGGCATGACGGTGAACGAATTTACGGATACCGTAGCGCAGCGATTGTCGCGGTATATTATTAATCCCGATGTAGCCGTCAACATTGTCAAACTTGGCGGCGTTCGGGTCTATGTCTTCGGAGAAATCAATAAGCCCGGCGCATATGAGCTGACGAAAGGGCATACTGTCATAGATGCTATTGGCGCTGCCGACGGTTTCAACTGGGATACGGGCAAGAAAAAAATCTATCTCATCCATCAGGACAATACGAATAAGATCATTACGATCAACTTGAACAAGATGTTGCAAACAGGGAATATGGCGGAAAACTATGAAATGCGCGAAGGCGACATTCTCTACTTGACGCGTAACGGACGTATCAGCTTCTCGCGGGACATTGCACCTCTCTTCAGTGCGGCATATATGGCTTCAAAAATAAATAGTAACAACTAA
- a CDS encoding tyrosine-protein phosphatase: MIDLHSHILYTIEGDDGSRSQEMSLDMLRMAVEAGTTDIFATPHVNRRGIVPHWEDIVTRTEELREAAVQANIPIRVHTGAEVELNYTTLDFLGKGETRYCLNGSHYILTELTPQSDPEQTESLLYELMLREYIPVLAHPERYDRIMTHPERILKWMQKGVLTQCNAGSFIGQFGEQAKERAELLYRHQMICFLGSDAHRTDWRNPDTSAAEEGIRKFTGSAAFWDSCCRNADNIVRHKLFYPTVPDCFKKQKKGFFSRLFG; this comes from the coding sequence ATGATAGATTTGCATTCACATATTTTGTATACTATTGAAGGTGACGACGGTTCTCGCTCTCAGGAAATGTCCCTGGACATGCTGCGAATGGCTGTCGAGGCGGGGACGACGGACATTTTTGCTACGCCCCATGTCAATCGTCGCGGTATCGTTCCCCACTGGGAAGACATCGTGACGCGGACGGAAGAACTTCGGGAAGCTGCCGTTCAGGCGAATATACCGATCCGTGTTCATACCGGCGCCGAAGTGGAATTGAATTATACGACGTTGGATTTCTTAGGGAAGGGCGAAACGAGGTACTGCTTGAACGGCAGTCATTATATATTGACGGAGTTGACGCCGCAAAGCGACCCGGAACAGACGGAATCACTTTTGTATGAGCTCATGCTGCGTGAATATATCCCGGTTTTGGCGCATCCGGAGCGGTATGACCGGATCATGACGCATCCCGAACGGATATTGAAATGGATGCAAAAGGGCGTATTGACACAGTGCAATGCCGGCAGCTTTATCGGGCAATTCGGTGAACAGGCAAAGGAGCGGGCCGAATTGCTTTATCGTCATCAGATGATTTGTTTTCTCGGCTCTGATGCGCACCGTACGGATTGGCGTAATCCCGACACCAGTGCGGCGGAAGAGGGGATACGCAAGTTTACGGGGAGCGCTGCGTTTTGGGATTCCTGTTGCCGCAATGCGGACAATATCGTTCGTCATAAGCTTTTTTATCCCACCGTACCGGATTGTTTCAAAAAACAGAAAAAAGGTTTTTTTTCCAGACTATTCGGATAA